The DNA segment ACCACTCCTGCAGCGTGTTGGCGATGTTGGGCAGCTCGTTGGGCCCCAGGTCTCGGCCCACGCTGCagtccacctccacctgctggtTCCTCTGGTCCAGCTTCCCCTGGATGATGTCACAGTAGACGGCCTCGATCAGCAGGTCCTCCAGCTCACGCACGTTcttcagctccagctgctggAGTAGGAGGGAGTAGGGCAGGCACTGGGGCGAGCACAGAAGGAATAGAGAATGGAGTCATGATTTTTTCATCTGATACACACAGTACTATGCCTATATATACACAGTACTGTGTAAGTCTTCTTAGGCATGAGTACACTCTTATTTTTTTTGTAAAGCAAAAATGCTTTGAGAAATAATGAATGGAAGAGACAAgcacttttatactgctgcacagataaagaccaaaaaaaaaaaaagatattcaAGACTATATTAATCTAAAAGATCTTGGGtccctaagacttttgcacagtactgtatatctcTCATTTTCTCAGTGCCACATTAGACAGAAATGAcaagacagagacggagagctgGGAAACTCAGATCCACTTCACTTGGCCGGAATAAACTCAGATCCACTTCACTTGGCCGGAATAAACTCAGATCCACTTCACTTGGCCGGAATAAAATCCAAAAGCGGTTACTCTGAAATTGCTCATGTAGCTCAAATGTCATGGAGAGTTTTGTGTTAAACAAGCCTTTATTGGACAATTAGTAAATGTAGGGGAAACTTCCATGCAGGAAAAGCTTCAAATCAGCGTCCTCTGAATTAGGAGTGGAAGGAAGAGAatgggaaaaaagagagggtaaggatgggtggggtggggtggggaggggggggatggggagggggtaaggatgggtggggagggtggggtggggagggggggagaagagaatgagagaaggtggatgaggaaggggggagggggggagaagagagtaaTGAATAAATCTATTATTTACAGGGTCTAtagagaaggaagggggggtgaggaaaTAGAAcaagtgagaaagggagagcgacTGAGAGGATTAGAAGAATGAatagcggagagagagagagagagagagagagagagagagagagagagagagagagagagagagagaggcacagaaaAATAAAGAAAGTGAGTTTAGAAAGCAGGACATAGGAGAGTGAGAGACGACACGATAATAAAACAGTATTTCTGTCTCAAAACGATCCGATTCTCTTccgcctcctctccactccacctgtTATAAATATAACCACTAGTGAAGATTGCCGACAGACTCTCACAAAGTCAAGTGTTTTATCTTAAGACGTTCCTCTTTTGTCTTGTTAATGTGTCTTTCTGTTTCAAGGCAGAGTCTCAAGAGCCCGACTGCTAAAATCATTAACATCAGAGGCAAGTCTGCTGCTTGTTTCGGGCACAACTTGCTGAGCGCAGCCTTCAGAAGCAGCGTTTCAGTAATGAAGACGTGTATAAAAGTACTGTGAGGCTTCAAAGTATTGCGCCGTAACATTAAAACATGTCCTAGAACAGTACCTTGAGATTGGATGCCAGCGTAATGATGGAAAGGTGACGGAGCTTGTTCCTCTGTGCGGGGGTCAACTCTGGGAGAGACGCTGCCCTTtctaggggtgagagggagagaaaaagagagagagatgaagggccGGAGAAACAGAGCAACCGGGAAGGGAGGAATAAACAAAAGAACGGtccaacggagagagagagggggaaaaaaatgaaCACAGTCAGAGTGAGAAATCaagagtgtgagagggagacagagacagagacagagagagagacagagagacagagagagacagagagagagagagacagagagagagagagagagagagagagagagagagaggggcgggggaggtTGAGTTAAAGCCACGACTCGGCCGCGGCGACAGGGGACCTGTCGTGTAGAGCTGCTTGtttgtggagggaggagaggggagcagggaggcaggaggagaggggagcagggaggcagggctgcATTGCTTCTCTCCCTGGGGGATGCACCTCAAACACTTTTCCCGGAGGAAACTGTGACAGCTCCTCTCAGAATGTCACCACACACTTCTACCACCATGCTAAGACTAAAATATTCCATTGAGTTTTGCACTGCCAGGAAGAATAAGAAATCCTATATTTCTGACTTCTGCTCCTGTTGCCGGCCTTAAGCTAGACTTATTGGCCAGGGACATTGCTGGCGAACTACATTATGGCTCTCTCCGATCTCCGAGCACCTTCGACATAGGATTTCGCATCGGTAGGCCTCACACCCCTTTCCAATTCCCTCAACGGTCAGGGGGCTGAGCAAAGGCTTTCCCCTCGGAGGGTTAACCGAACCTGAGCGAGCAGAGCAGTTAATGACTCCTTGCCGGCTCTCCGGGCAGGGACGAGCCGGCAGAGAGAAATACTGCACATAATAAAACGACTTTGGGGTGTCAGGCGCATTATTTATTTACTCGGTGCTACCGCCATCACCCCTCTCGCCATACCTTTGTAGTCGCAGTAGGTTCCATAGGCGAAGAGGCTGAGGAGCTGGTAGACCGGTGCGTGTGGTCCCGTCTCcagctgaggggagggggggggcgatgtGAAGGGCGGGGAGCCGAATGGAGCGATGAATAGAGAAGTAATGAATGACTTTTTGACAGAATAGAGCAGTGATGTAGTCAGTGTTTTATCTCTGAGCTGCAGGGTTAgcttggaatgtgtgtgtgcgtgtgtttctgtgtgtgcgaaTTCTAAATTAAGCTTAGAATAATGAAATTCCTATTCTGAGTTTGAATTAATATTACAAGATGTAGCCAAGTCATTTCTTGATCAAGCTCCGCCTACTAGTAATAAGACCCTTGACCATCACTGAGAAcaagaaaataagaaaacatttaaTGTATATCAAGGTTTGTACTCTTTGCCGGTGATAAAGTCACCATTTCAAATGATGCTATACTTTTGACAGGTGGAACACATTTAgcaaataatttttttttataacaattTTCAGTTTCAATTATCCCGACAGTACACTGCTTTGAAAAATATTGCCTTGAATTAAATTCCTAATCCTGCATACATTTAATTGTGAATCCTCAGGGTGTATTTTACAATTAAACACATCCCAAATCAAATGCCGATTTAACACCCAAGactgttagagtgtgtgtgtgtgtgtgtgtgtgtgtgtgtgtgtgtgtgtgtgtgtgtgtgtgtgtgtgtgtgtgtgtgtgtgtgcgtgtacctctCTGACGTTGGGTAGCTCGAGGATGTCAGAGAACACGTAGAGGCCTGGCGTCTCGAGCAGAGAGCTGACAGCCTGGGCCAACGCAGAACCAGACAGGGACAACAGCTGTTCCACCTCCATCTGACACAATCAGAGACAGGCACGGCAGCGGGCAAAGGGAAATGATCAAAAGCTAGAAACTGTGGatgatttttttattattttttttaaggaCGAGGTTGAGATTTACAGAAGTAGAAGCCAGACAGGGCTCAAAAAATTATCAAGGGAGGTAGCTAAAAGTTGACCGCTGTTGTTAGGACTTTCGAATGATGAAATCTTATCAGCTACTCTGAGAGGTTCATGGCATGATTATGCATTCATATGGCTCTGTCGACCAAAACAATTCTATGAAGAGCACTTGTGGCAGGGCTCCAAAAGAGTAATTTCATTTTCCGTCTTCATCATAAACTAACGAGCACTAAGAAACCTTCCTGTGGCTCACAGCTTATCTAAAGCATGGGCTTCCGCCCATCATGAAAGTGAACTTGAAACTGAACAATAAAATCATGTTTAACTCTTAGAAGAGGTAGCTTATGGTTTACTGTCGAAGCACAGCAATTGACGTCAAAATGATTTTAAACTCACCAGCTATGTACAGGGGATAGCTACCACGGCTATCTAGGTGCAGTTACATGATAGCTAGTATTTGCTACAGAGTATAGTTCCTAAATGTGGGCCTATTTGCTGTCTAGATATCAACTGTTTTCTAAATAGTTCGTTGCTACAGGCTATGTAGTTATCAAAGTAACTACTTGTAATTTGGTAACTTGTAAACTAAGTACCTAGCTCTAAGTGTCACTTGATTGTATCCAAATaactagctaggtagcctagctgAGTAACTCAAGTCTTGCTACAGGTTTAGCTAACGACGTTTGCTCAGAACGGAAGCTAGCAGCTAATTGAGCGAGGCTTCCTGCAAGCGGTAGGCCTCTTCACATTTTACTAGTATTAACAGACTCTTATCTCAGATCAGATTAACATAATCGAAGGAGCAGTTTTCCGTTATTAGAAAAACGTATGAATTGATTTGAGCGAAATACAAATGGTAAAGAAATACCTTGTTTTGATGCACTGAAGTCGAGACACTGTGTACAAAATTGCTCACAATTCCGCTGTCATCCCACGTTTGACAACAAAGCAACGTCGTTTCTCATTGGGCGACACTTGAACAGGAGGAGGGGTGCACACACGAGAGAAAACAGTGCCACCCAACGGTAAAAATGTGAATGAAAACGAAATGCTGTAACTAATTTGATTACTTtgagttttacacacacacacacacacacacacacacacacacacacacacacacacacacacacacacacacacacacacacacacattgtatgcCACACAGACCAAACTGTATGTTAAATATCCGTTTTGTAAAAAGTCCCACGGGGATCATGTGTGATTGCAAAATGTGTATCCTTAGTTTAACAATGTGCTACATTGCGTTCATTATTCATCGACATGATAAAACACGAGTCGGAGAGAACCATGAGGTTAAACCATTGACTGTAAAAACAGGCACTTTTATTAAAATTCAACAATAAGTAACAATTAATTTCAAGAGCTGGTATAGGCCTACCTGCGCAGAAAATCTGTAAGGATCTCAAATTCAAATACTCCAAGCAAGCAAATTCGACTAAATAAAAACAATCAAATTCCAATGTACAGCAATTGTTTAGCAAACTACTCTGTTGAAGATCATGTGTGTATAAAAATATTTATGGTGTATTTGTATCTTTGGTAACATTTTGTAAATCACTCAGGAATTGACTGCCCTTGAATCTGCCAATCAATTCACACATTTAGTAATGTTATGCTAATTAATTACAGTCAATTAACAGATTCCAAGCTTCGGATTCCAGAACAGTTTGATCAGGTTAGCAGTGATTCAGTTGAGCTGGATGGCGTCCATctgacaaatgtatttgtagatGTTTTCACATTGTACATCAGACCAGGTCAGTGAAAAGCTGTCCAGGACAACACAGTCCTCCCCTTCTAACCCTCCAGACTGGTGGTTATTTGGCTCTGAATCCCATTCATCCCAAtatctgagacagagagagagagagagagagagagagagagagagagagagagagagggagagagagagagagagagagagagggagagagagagagagagagagagagagggagagagagagagagggagagagagagagagggagagagagtgggagaaagagtgggagaaagagagaacgagagagagagagagagagagagagagaaagagagagagagacagagacagagtgagaaagagacagagtgagagagagagagggagggagagagaaatagcaaaagggggagagagaaggaatggaTAACAGTTACTGTATATGATTACATTGTTTACATTATTATTTAAATGATATGATTATTGTATGATAGGCTAATGTTTTTTTGCTCTAACGGGTGAATCCAAGcattctttgggggggggggggacatactTATTTTGGAGGGTTGTGTTGTCCACCCATCTCcagtccccctctttctccaagTCTGATAGGCCGATCCAAAAGTGGTAGTCAGACCCACCAATCCTCCTCGCCTCTTTTTCCAGTGCGTCCTAAAGGATACATACCTTATACATACCTTATACATACCTTATACCTTATACTGTAACTGAAATACAGGCAGaggcaaacacatacacacatacttacatgtTGTTCTTTGCTGTGCAGGATAGTCAGATGGCTTCCCATAGTTGTGCAACTTTGGCTGCTACTCAACCAGTCCAGCTTTTTATCACTAAACTTGTAGCATTTGTCTGGTAAATGTATCCATCCTTCAGGGCACTCTCTACACTTCTTCACTGTTCTCATAGAGAAAAACAATGTAAAGGGTGGAGGTGATAGTTAATCTGAAAAtgagtcatgtgaactaaagtGAAACTGAAGTGAATTCAGTTCACTAAAAGTGAAAGTGACATGTCTAAATCTAGGCCTATTGTGGATAGGTCTGTTCTGACCTGTCTTGGAGCAGCTTTGTCCCAGCATGGTGTAGTCCTCACAGAGACTGATATACCGGCTCTGTACAGAGTTCAACCTCAGCGTCATGGCTGTAGTCTCTTGAGGAACGTTGGCTGAGAGCCTGGTGAAAACTGAACAGAAGAAaaactgaagagaagctgtgcaTGGGGTAAATAAACCTGACATTGCGCAAGAAGAGATTTAGGAGATGTTAAACGAGGACAAACTGGTGTTTGTTTTAGGGTTAGGGAACACGATCAGCATGTTCTCATCAAACACCAGGAGTCCTGTGAGGCCTGACATGTCACGGTAATGGAGATTAACGGCCATTAGTGACATTGTTTcaatgggagagagaagaagagtgaTCAAGCAGGAGAGGAGTAGGATAAattgacacagacagacacagacacagatagacagacagacagagacagacacagacacagatagacacagacagagacagacacagacagacacagacagagacagacacagacacagatagacacagacagagacagacagacacagacagacacagacagacagacacagacagacagacacacagacacacagacacacagacagacacagatacagatacagacaactcagacaaacacagacagacagacagacagacacagacacagacacagacagacaggtatgaaGTGGCACTGCACATTGTCTGATCGACATCAtcatgaagagggagaggaggatggaaagTAAACAGACTGACATATAAGCAGTAGTATTGTCATGTACATCATTTACTTACGAAGCACGCTCAGTACAATGTTGGCACAGACAGAGGCCAGGAGGCCAATGAGCACAAATAGTGCAGTCTCCCTCCGTAAACACTCGGACCCCCTTTTCAGTCCCTGTGTACCTGAGTGGATTGATAATTACTCAGGTCAAATAATCAATTTACAAAGAAAcgtaaaagttgtatttggtgtgtcaaaaaatcatgTAAAATGTGTCAAATTACAGCAATTTACCGTTTCTGTGGGATAGGTgccacaggcagagacagaggaatTGACTATAAATCACATCGATTTTTCCTTCAAAATAACATGTCCTTAAAAGCAGGTCGAACATTCTTCATggctgaacacacaaacacacacatacttactgtTGTTGGGGTACAAAATAGGTCTGTTACCTCTGGAGGACAAGTCTTCAGTAAACTCCTGCAGACTGGAGTAGTCCTCCGCGTTTTCCATAATTGCAAATCTTCGCAAAACAATTGACAAAATCTTCACAGTTTCGGCTACTGATTTGATGGTTTAGTATTGGATCGAGTTACTTGTCTTTCGGTGTGTTTGCCGCACCCGTTGCATTCAGCTCTGAGTTATTCCAGGATCCTCGTTGAGGCTTTATGCTCTGGAAGCTCCCTTAGTATTGCACAAAAGACAGAGCCTTCCAAAATGGGAAGTTTGAAACTTGCTAAATACTTTCCATG comes from the Osmerus eperlanus chromosome 7, fOsmEpe2.1, whole genome shotgun sequence genome and includes:
- the cldc1 gene encoding CD209 antigen-like protein E is translated as MENAEDYSSLQEFTEDLSSRGTQGLKRGSECLRRETALFVLIGLLASVCANIVLSVLLFTRLSANVPQETTAMTLRLNSVQSRYISLCEDYTMLGQSCSKTVKKCRECPEGWIHLPDKCYKFSDKKLDWLSSSQSCTTMGSHLTILHSKEQHDALEKEARRIGGSDYHFWIGLSDLEKEGDWRWVDNTTLQNKYWDEWDSEPNNHQSGGLEGEDCVVLDSFSLTWSDVQCENIYKYICQMDAIQLN
- the cops7a gene encoding COP9 signalosome complex subunit 7a, producing the protein MEVEQLLSLSGSALAQAVSSLLETPGLYVFSDILELPNVRELETGPHAPVYQLLSLFAYGTYCDYKERAASLPELTPAQRNKLRHLSIITLASNLKCLPYSLLLQQLELKNVRELEDLLIEAVYCDIIQGKLDQRNQQVEVDCSVGRDLGPNELPNIANTLQEWCSGCEAVLCGIEEQVTRANQYRESQLKVKVQVETEVSNLQKTLKTSSASPSSGPAPAGAASNQDADQPAEPRDPASSQEPRQPGKKSSKVKGLRGSGKIWSKSN